From bacterium, one genomic window encodes:
- a CDS encoding efflux RND transporter periplasmic adaptor subunit: MSTVWAKISVYAKYMQQVKKGLKVRLTATGIGDVAEGSIDYVGPIVGREDSHGSARVVLQNRNRMWQPGVFVTARITIDQFSVPLAVPDEAIQTVEGKPSVFVRAAGGFTVRSVELGRSDGQTVEILHGLALGEYAASNSFLLKAERGKSEAAHEH; the protein is encoded by the coding sequence CTGTCAACCGTCTGGGCGAAGATCAGTGTTTATGCGAAATATATGCAGCAGGTCAAGAAGGGACTAAAAGTACGACTAACCGCTACCGGAATTGGCGACGTTGCCGAAGGGAGCATAGACTATGTCGGCCCAATTGTGGGGAGAGAAGACTCGCACGGTAGCGCACGGGTAGTGCTTCAGAACAGGAATCGAATGTGGCAACCGGGTGTTTTCGTGACGGCCCGGATCACGATCGACCAATTTTCTGTGCCCCTTGCAGTACCTGATGAAGCGATACAGACCGTCGAGGGAAAACCGAGCGTCTTTGTACGCGCTGCTGGCGGATTTACTGTTCGTTCAGTCGAGCTTGGCCGCTCCGATGGCCAGACCGTGGAAATATTACACGGACTCGCATTGGGCGAGTACGCCGCCTCCAACAGTTTCTTACTGAAGGCGGAACGAGGCAAATCTGAAGCAGCACACGAACATTAG
- a CDS encoding efflux RND transporter permease subunit gives MLDKILNFSIQHRWLIMIAAAGIAVLGIFNFNKLPIDAVPDITNVQVQINTEAPAMSPLEVEKQITFTIETAMGGIPGVQYTRSLSRYGLSQVTVVFIDGTNIILHANFN, from the coding sequence ATGCTTGACAAGATTCTCAACTTCTCGATTCAACACCGATGGCTGATCATGATTGCAGCGGCGGGTATTGCGGTGCTCGGCATTTTCAATTTCAACAAACTGCCAATCGATGCCGTACCCGACATTACCAATGTGCAGGTGCAGATCAATACCGAAGCTCCTGCCATGTCACCATTGGAAGTCGAAAAACAAATCACATTTACAATTGAAACAGCCATGGGCGGCATCCCCGGTGTTCAGTACACGCGATCGCTATCGCGTTACGGACTCTCGCAGGTTACCGTGGTGTTTATCGACGGCACGAACATCATTTTGCACGCCAACTTCAACTAA
- a CDS encoding efflux RND transporter permease subunit, which yields MSDISDIQNIIVGEDDGTPIFIRDVANVNLGKQLRTGAATENGEEVVLGSVFMLLGENSRTVAKRVGDKMEEVNKSLPEGVIARTVRDRTQLVDATLRTVRNNLFEGAVLVVVVLFVLVGNFRAALLVSLTIPLSMLFAVTGMVQSKISGNLMSLGAIDFGIIVDGAVVMVENIIRRFAERQQHLGRVLSRGERLEEAFESAREVARPTLFGVGIIMIVYLPILTLEGVEGKMFLPMAETVLLALGGALIFTLLSFRRGLLIFLSGRI from the coding sequence GTGAGTGATATCAGCGATATTCAGAATATCATTGTAGGCGAGGATGACGGAACCCCCATCTTTATCCGCGACGTTGCGAACGTAAATCTCGGAAAGCAACTACGCACAGGCGCTGCCACTGAAAACGGTGAAGAAGTTGTCTTAGGTTCAGTCTTTATGCTGCTGGGTGAAAACAGTCGAACAGTTGCGAAGCGTGTTGGCGATAAGATGGAGGAAGTTAATAAGAGTCTACCCGAAGGCGTAATTGCGCGGACGGTGCGGGACCGGACTCAGTTAGTTGATGCCACTTTACGTACCGTCCGTAACAACCTCTTCGAAGGCGCAGTCCTGGTAGTCGTCGTGCTGTTTGTGTTGGTGGGAAACTTCCGAGCCGCACTCTTGGTATCTCTGACAATTCCACTCTCAATGCTTTTTGCTGTAACAGGGATGGTACAGTCAAAGATTAGCGGCAATTTGATGAGTCTCGGAGCAATCGACTTCGGCATTATTGTCGATGGCGCTGTTGTGATGGTAGAAAATATCATAAGGCGATTTGCTGAACGGCAACAGCACTTGGGAAGGGTGCTTTCGCGTGGTGAACGATTGGAAGAAGCATTCGAGAGCGCACGCGAGGTCGCCAGGCCAACGCTCTTCGGTGTTGGTATTATCATGATCGTATACTTGCCGATTCTCACTTTAGAGGGAGTCGAAGGAAAGATGTTTTTGCCTATGGCAGAAACCGTGCTACTCGCTTTGGGCGGAGCGCTCATCTTCACCTTACTTTCATTCCGGCGGGGATTGCTCATTTTCCTGTC
- a CDS encoding efflux RND transporter permease subunit → MPPTAGEPTMGPISTGLGEIYSWTIEAEPGATKLDGLPYTSTDLREIQDWVVKPQLRTVPGVTEVNTIGGYEKQFHVTPDPTKLVSCGLSFHDVMEGLSRNNTSAGQVTSSIG, encoded by the coding sequence CTGCCTCCAACAGCCGGAGAACCTACCATGGGGCCGATCTCCACTGGCCTGGGCGAAATCTACAGTTGGACGATTGAAGCGGAGCCGGGAGCGACCAAGCTGGATGGCTTGCCTTACACTTCGACTGACCTTCGTGAAATTCAAGATTGGGTCGTCAAACCTCAATTGCGAACCGTTCCGGGTGTTACCGAAGTCAATACTATTGGAGGCTATGAGAAACAGTTCCACGTGACTCCCGATCCGACTAAGCTCGTCTCTTGCGGGCTAAGCTTTCACGATGTCATGGAGGGACTTTCACGGAACAACACAAGCGCCGGGCAGGTTACATCGAGCATAGGGTGA